The following proteins come from a genomic window of Miscanthus floridulus cultivar M001 chromosome 2, ASM1932011v1, whole genome shotgun sequence:
- the LOC136539099 gene encoding protein S40-7-like — protein sequence MDSPGRPRRSPPADRFLGLFSSPSHSLPASSPSAGDELLEGDLLFPAPPSSSSDPPPDASKNPGRVQGGHLGLLAALHEGDRKVRGRGGAAAAVAASTATAGTSGTLLRRKATIAAAAAAASSSSVTSPTSASLAIPVAPRPRDPELPPAAPYHQSAPVLVPVPPPWSRERKWDKLAGGPGDGDDDDEELFHGDAAMLPPHEMVARASAGDGYGSPGKPSSMLEGVGRTLKGRDLRRVRNAVLRQTGFLD from the coding sequence ATGGACTCTCCCGGCCGGCCCCGCCGCTCTCCGCCCGCCGACCGTTTCCTCGGCCTCTTCTCCTCCCCGTCCCACTCGCTCCCCGCTTCCTCGCCCTCCGCCGGGGACGAGCTCCTCGAGGGCGACCTCCTCTTCCCcgcgccgccctcctcctcctcggaccCGCCGCCCGACGCCTCCAAGAATCCGGGCCGCGTCCAGGGCGGCCACCTCGGCCTTCTCGCCGCGCTCCACGAAGGCGACAGGAAGGTACGTGGGCgcggcggagctgctgctgctgtggccgCGTCCACGGCCACGGCTGGAACCTCCGGGACGCTGCTCCGCCGCAAGGCGACCATCGCAGCGGCCGCAGCCGCGGCGTCATCTTCCTCAGTTACGTCCCCTACGTCCGCCTCGCTTGCCATCCCGGTGGCACCGAGGCCAAGGGACCCTGAGCTGCCGCCAGCGGCGCCGTACCACCAGTCGGCTCCCGTCCTGGTTCCCGTCCCTCCCCCCTGGAGTCGCGAGCGCAAATGGGACAAACTCGCCGGCGGTCCTGGCGACGgggacgatgacgatgaggagcTCTTTCATGGGGACGCCGCCATGCTACCCCCGCACGAGATGGTGGCGCGCGCGTCCGCGGGTGACGGCTACGGTTCGCCAGGGAAACCGTCCTCGATGCTGGAGGGCGTCGGCCGCACGCTCAAGGGACGCGACCTCCGCCGCGTGCGCAACGCCGTGCTCCGGCAGACTGGCTTTCTTGACTGA
- the LOC136539100 gene encoding uncharacterized protein isoform X1: protein MAPTETYARDDDAKLEATRARLSNILKRHEDLKERLSRDSDKLIFERLQKEFEAARAAQTEEISIDDDEWNDGLLATIREKVFNVHMEADRKTMANQVNVPADLPFQSRTTYRIRNKVIYCLDGARIGIQYETFFAGEPCEIFHCVLESKSFLEKMIVVEHTLPFFLPIRELESDLLSSNSIKFIDHLEEILQAYIDRREQVRLIKELYGNQIGELFHSLPYNMIEFVLEDFECKVTISIRYSDLLQTLPSQARVLAWPLRSAKRISTRSSSAQATQPVPFHLSYAEEALKTLCLPEAYADIVLELPHALKRIFSSRDSD from the exons ATGGCCCCCACGGAG ACTTATGCAAGGGATGACGATGCAAAACTTGAGGCCACACGCGCAAGGC TGTCAAACATCCTCAAAAGGCATGAAGATCTGAAAGAGCGCCTTTCACG gGATTCTGATAAGCTGATTTTTGAGCGCCTACAGAAAGAATTTGAGGCTGCACGTGCTGCTCAAACCGAAG AGATTTCAATAGATGATGATGAGTGGAATGATGGTTTACTGGCAACCATCCGTGAGAAGGTATTTAAT GTCCATATGGAGGCTGATAGGAAGACCATGGCCAATCAAGTAAATGTTCCAGCAGATCTTCCATTTCAATCAAGGACTACATATAGGATTAGAAATAAG GTTATCTATTGCTTGGATGGAGCGAGGATTGGCATACAGTATGAGACATTCTTTGCTG GAGAGCCTTGTGAAATTTTTCATTGTGTTTTGGAAAGCAAGTCATTCCTGGAAAAGATGATTGTGGTTGAACACACCTTACCTTTCTTTCTGCCCATACGTGAATTAGAAAGTGATCTCTTGTCATCTAATTCCATT AAATTCATTGATCATCTTGAAGAAATTTTACAGGCTTATATTGACAGGAGAGAGCAG GTTCGTCTTATCAAGGAGCTCTACGGGAACCAAATTGGCGAGCTGTTCCATAGTCTTCCTTACAATATGATAGAGTTTGTATTGGAGGATTTTGAGTG CAAGGTTACGATCAGTATCCGATATTCGGATCTACTGCAGACCCTGCCGAGTCAAGCAAGGGTCTTGGCTTGGCCACTTCGCTCGGCCAAGAGAATATCCACAAGAAGCAGCAGTGCTCAAGCCACTCAACCGGTACCTTTTCACCTTTCATACGCCGAGGAAGCACTCAAGACCTTGTGTCTACCAGAAG CATACGCAGACATTGTGCTGGAGCTACCCCATGCTCTGAAGAGGATTTTCTCCTCTCGAGACAGTGACTGA
- the LOC136539100 gene encoding uncharacterized protein isoform X2, translating into MAPTETYARDDDAKLEATRARLSNILKRHEDLKERLSRDSDKLIFERLQKEFEAARAAQTEEISIDDDEWNDGLLATIREKVHMEADRKTMANQVNVPADLPFQSRTTYRIRNKVIYCLDGARIGIQYETFFAGEPCEIFHCVLESKSFLEKMIVVEHTLPFFLPIRELESDLLSSNSIKFIDHLEEILQAYIDRREQVRLIKELYGNQIGELFHSLPYNMIEFVLEDFECKVTISIRYSDLLQTLPSQARVLAWPLRSAKRISTRSSSAQATQPVPFHLSYAEEALKTLCLPEAYADIVLELPHALKRIFSSRDSD; encoded by the exons ATGGCCCCCACGGAG ACTTATGCAAGGGATGACGATGCAAAACTTGAGGCCACACGCGCAAGGC TGTCAAACATCCTCAAAAGGCATGAAGATCTGAAAGAGCGCCTTTCACG gGATTCTGATAAGCTGATTTTTGAGCGCCTACAGAAAGAATTTGAGGCTGCACGTGCTGCTCAAACCGAAG AGATTTCAATAGATGATGATGAGTGGAATGATGGTTTACTGGCAACCATCCGTGAGAAG GTCCATATGGAGGCTGATAGGAAGACCATGGCCAATCAAGTAAATGTTCCAGCAGATCTTCCATTTCAATCAAGGACTACATATAGGATTAGAAATAAG GTTATCTATTGCTTGGATGGAGCGAGGATTGGCATACAGTATGAGACATTCTTTGCTG GAGAGCCTTGTGAAATTTTTCATTGTGTTTTGGAAAGCAAGTCATTCCTGGAAAAGATGATTGTGGTTGAACACACCTTACCTTTCTTTCTGCCCATACGTGAATTAGAAAGTGATCTCTTGTCATCTAATTCCATT AAATTCATTGATCATCTTGAAGAAATTTTACAGGCTTATATTGACAGGAGAGAGCAG GTTCGTCTTATCAAGGAGCTCTACGGGAACCAAATTGGCGAGCTGTTCCATAGTCTTCCTTACAATATGATAGAGTTTGTATTGGAGGATTTTGAGTG CAAGGTTACGATCAGTATCCGATATTCGGATCTACTGCAGACCCTGCCGAGTCAAGCAAGGGTCTTGGCTTGGCCACTTCGCTCGGCCAAGAGAATATCCACAAGAAGCAGCAGTGCTCAAGCCACTCAACCGGTACCTTTTCACCTTTCATACGCCGAGGAAGCACTCAAGACCTTGTGTCTACCAGAAG CATACGCAGACATTGTGCTGGAGCTACCCCATGCTCTGAAGAGGATTTTCTCCTCTCGAGACAGTGACTGA